The window AAAGTGCCCAGTGTTACCATAGTAAGTGCAAAGCCAGTTATCAGGGACAataacatacttgctatgtggATTGTAGGGAGTCCTTTTATTTTGGAACCCGAATCCCTACATGTTCCCCCCGTTGTTTGTATACATGTAGTGATTGTATCAGAAGACCATGTCCACTTTAGAGATTTTTCTAGGTAATTTTTAACTCTGCCTAGATCTTCCTGAAGTTGTCTgtttctttcaagttcaacacACAGACTAAATTTCACCAATTTGAGCTCATTTCAACCTTAATGCGTGCCTCAgttgcaacttcctttcccttttggaCGTTCCCAGAACtgctttccctttttaatttctCAATTGTTTCTTTTAGATCCACAACTACTACCAACatgtcatctctctcatgctctacgttttcaattctttcagttagagcatatttttctttctttagaaCCTCAATGGTCTCTTTTAGGTCAACCACTACAACTATCAGATCATCTCTCTCATGTTGTACCTCTCCTAGTTCCACATTTAacacatttttatcatttataagattatgataaatatcaattaaaatattGGCCAAGGATATAAGCTTCTTTTGAGAGTAagacttcaaatttctttgaacgtctagaaAGTTtatatcatcatcatcttcatcatcatcagatttTTCCATCACGGCAAAGATAGAGTCATATTCAGCTGCTTCGctttcaactgccatcatggagtTGTCACCTTGTTCATCTTCTTCCCCAGATTCATTGGAAGAATCTCCCCATGAagcaagagcttgtttcacaacattgtcagcAATATCTTTTCTTTTGAATCTCCCGTCAGGAACCGGGTTTCTCTTGGCTATTTTATCTGTGTTGTGCTTGTACTGGTCTTGCGCGAGGAGAGGACAGTCTTTGATGTCCTAGCTTCTTACATTTATGACACAAGTCATAAACTTTTGGTTTGCTAGAGCTGCCCTTTTTTGTAATGCCTCCATTCCTgcgaaccattttctgaaatcCATTTGTCAGGTAGGCCATGTCAGCATCCTCACCACTTGAGTCATTGTTGTCTGTCTTGAGGACCAGGTTATTCTCCCTTTTGGGTTCTCTTATTTCACggcccttcttcttcttcatttcataagtCTTCATATTACCAATGAGTTTATCAATGGTCAGCTTTTGAAGATCTTTTGCCTCTATGATGGTATTgactttgctttcccaagagcCAGGTAATACGCTAAGTATTATCCTGACAAGTTTGTTTCTTGGAATGATTTCTCCTAGAGAGTGGAGCTCATTGATAATGGAGGTGAATCGAGTATGGATGTCCTGAATGGACTCATCATCCTTTATCCTGAATAGTTCATACTCAGTAGTGAGCATGTCGATCTTTGACTGCTTAACTTGAGTTTTTCCTTCATGTGCTATTTGGAGAGCCTCCCAGATCTCCTTGGCGGTTTGACAGAAAGAGATTCTGTTATACTCGTCTGGACTAATACCACAAACGAGGATCTTTTTTGCTCGAAAGTGTTTCTCTATAGCTTTGCTATCAACATCGTTGTACTCTTTCCTAGTTTTTGGAACTGTCACTGCTGGTTCCCCAATGGTCTTCATGGGAACGAAGGGGCCATCGCATATGACATCCCAGAGCTCAGAatcctcagccatgataaaatcatgcatcttTGTCATCCACCATCCGTAATATTGTCCATTGAATCTTGGCGGTCTGTAGATTGActgaccttcttcaaagtttggtggagcgGCCATGTGGATCCTTTCTAGGTATTAGCCTTGTAGAAAAAACCTGCTCTTATACCAATTGATGTAAATGTAGGGTCCACCAAAAtgtatagagaacctggttctctatcagTTTCTACAGAACACACAATAGTAAGTAAAAGACACAGCaaagttttacgtggaaaatttcTAGCTCatgggattaaaaatcacgacctaccctcTTAGGATTTTAACTTTACTAACGgagcaacttttagattataACCTATtataatctaggaattaaactcttaatccctcacctacttgtaataactttattacaagactctttgtaataactctactACAAAGCACATactttgactaactctagccaaaacacaaataCATGGTTTATGATTTTATAAAAGATCTCCTACATAAATGCTTCTAAGTAAGCTGGGTAGGAGTTACAAATAGATAACACTAACAAAGACACAACAATACTAAGGACGTATGATAGACTTGATGCTAGGATCTGGTCCTTGGTTCTGTTGTTGCTTTGTTGTTCACTGATTTGAAGTCGGCAACACAGTTGAGAGAGAATTGATCGTTTAGAGTTGTGCAAGTGTATCCATTTCCCTTGCCTCATGTTAATAATATACAAATGAGGTCATTGGTATGATGTATGCAACTATCCGGTACAAGGCATGCTCCATGAAGTGATTATTGCACTGTTGCGTGTGCAGAAAATGGTGCACCGACTTTACATCTGTAGAGAGTTAACTTATACTGTCATCAGAGGAACTGATGAACATCTGTTCCCTCTCCCGTTTCTTTGACTCAAGTTGTTGGGACTTGTTCCAGATTTGAGACTTGTTGTTCTTGAGCATTTTGAGGATGTGTAGCAGGTTTCCAATCTGATTCTTGTTAAGAAGTTTGTTAGACCatcaaaatatacaaaaataataataataatatatatatatatatatatatatatatatatatatatatatatatatatatatatatatatatatatatatatatatatatataaaggcaCAAGAATCCAGTAGCCTGCCGCCTAACTTTCAATTCTTGCGCTTTCCTAATTCCAATTCGTTGCCTAGTTCTTTGACTTAATTGATGTCTTCTTCATTCTTGGTAGTGCTAAGGTGCCTAACTCTTGCTTTCAAGCTTCCTTTGACATTGGCCATGTAATCTCTTCCtcgttctttattttcttttaagttttgTCTCATATTACTTTGGAGTCTTTGCAAACAAATTTTAATCCTTTCAATATCTCTACTGCCAGACTTCATGACGTGATGTTCACCAGCTCCTCCAATCACTTATCATATGTTTTCATTTCAATTCATGTGTCCTAATTcatcaaatataaaataattagcaTAATCTTCATAATTAAGCAAATTTGGACATATGAAACATGCTAAACATATGAAAATATGTCCAACATCAAAAATCAATTGATGCTATGTGGTTAAAGGACTGATGTAGTTTTCCTCTGCTGGAAGCTCTACCAAGCGATGATGGTTGTTGCTTCTTGACAATTGTTTGATCATTTAGTTTTAGgttaaatgtaaaattttgtagtcTTTTTTGCACCTTTCTTTGACCCCTATCTAGTAAAGGTTCGTTTCGTCGCAATGAAAGCATGTTTTCCAGAGATCTGAGTTAACttgatcattttttttctttaaaaaagaaACATGAAATTCTTTGGTACAATGCTCACTCTATGGGAATACTAACGGCGACCCTACTGAAAGGGTCCTAAGCAAAGCTCTCTCCTGTCCTAACTGAAGGGTTGACACTATAGATCTTTCTATCCTTTTCAGGTGTGATTCTTGTTCATTTCACGTTTTTGGCTCACTACAAGTGTTCCCTGTTATGAACCCTAATTTATTGAACAAAAATTAAGCAGAATATTCTAAATGCTAAAAATGATACAATGTAGGGCTTTTTCAAGAAGGAATTACAGACATTGTAGCGGGAGATGATGAAAGAGAAGAGGACAATTAAATAGAACAAGAAAACAGAGAAGtggagagagagaaaaagaaaaactttagAATCTCGATCAAATTCCCTTCCTCCACAGCTGCCTTGAGTTATTTATACACCTACATCTTCAGCTAACTTCTCTAACTACTCTTATTATGTAACTAACTAGTAAACTTACCCGTAACATTCACTAATCCACTATTTTGTTACAAATGGATTGTCTTACATCATCTTATTA is drawn from Nicotiana tabacum cultivar K326 chromosome 9, ASM71507v2, whole genome shotgun sequence and contains these coding sequences:
- the LOC142164005 gene encoding uncharacterized protein LOC142164005; the encoded protein is MAAPPNFEEGQSIYRPPRFNGQYYGWWMTKMHDFIMAEDSELWDVICDGPFVPMKTIGEPAVTVPKTRKEYNDVDSKAIEKHFRAKKILVCGISPDEYNRISFCQTAKEIWEALQIAHEGKTQVKQSKIDMLTTEYELFRIKDDESIQDIHTRFTSIINELHSLGEIIPRNKLVRIILSVLPGSWESKVNTIIEAKDLQKLTIDKLIGNMKTYEMKKKKGREIREPKRENNLVLKTDNNDSSGEDADMAYLTNGFQKMVRRNGGITKKGSSSKPKVYDLCHKYKIAKRNPVPDGRFKRKDIADNVVKQALASWGDSSNESGEEDEQGDNSMMAVESEAAEYDSIFAVMEKSDDDEDDDDINFLDVQRNLKSYSQKKLISLANILIDIYHNLINDKNVLNVELGEVQHERDDLIVVVVDLKETIEGAVKGSSQRWYMDSGCSKHMTGSIDDFLSLKAL